One genomic region from Cardinium endosymbiont of Dermatophagoides farinae encodes:
- a CDS encoding AAA family ATPase: protein MKKLPIGVSNFHKLVSNDYLFCDKTAMIADFLEKGDEVTLITRPRRWGKTLNMSMLQHFFASEVDGVTTAGLFDDLAIGKLEGGKYIREHQGKYPVIMISFKDVNADDFQGAYNAVYELISTLYESYTYLFKSNKVNQIQLKKLYRIINNEANQQQLEKSLKLLSQCLYQHHGRKVYILIDEYDTPLNKAYGNKPYLGAMVAFMRNLFSDALKDNTILEKGVLTGILRVSKDSMLSGLNNLETYTILDEDYSARFGFSETEVSSLFKAKDLATSMEEVRNWYNGYKVGHLVMYNPWSIISCINRSGRLDVYWVNTGNNDLIKQLIFASNEDIKEAFEQLMQGAALMVSIDKHLAFDLLPRNETAFWSLLLFAGYLTLEKSSLSQNSDLYDCLVKIPNNEVRRLYNRFFEEWLVGKFPSQSRYHSFLTHLLVGNVNDFTRDLSAYLLDSASFFDTSSTKQGESFYHGFVLAMLASISDRYAIRSNRESGFGRYDLLLIPKKESAKALLLEFKQVRKEEELETASKLALDQIQAQAYHTELLQYPHVQEVIEVGIAFSGKSVVAAYATYDLVRKQSGYVILTDRYGQQ, encoded by the coding sequence ATGAAAAAATTACCGATTGGTGTTAGTAATTTTCATAAGCTGGTATCTAACGATTACCTGTTTTGTGATAAGACGGCTATGATTGCTGATTTCCTAGAAAAAGGCGATGAAGTTACCTTAATTACCCGTCCTCGCCGTTGGGGAAAGACACTTAATATGTCTATGTTGCAACATTTTTTTGCCTCAGAAGTAGATGGGGTCACTACAGCAGGTTTATTTGATGATTTAGCCATTGGTAAGTTAGAGGGAGGTAAGTACATTAGAGAACATCAAGGAAAGTACCCTGTCATTATGATCAGTTTTAAGGATGTCAATGCAGATGATTTTCAAGGGGCTTATAATGCGGTGTATGAATTGATATCGACTCTTTATGAATCCTATACTTATTTATTTAAAAGTAATAAGGTTAATCAAATACAGCTAAAAAAACTGTATAGAATTATAAATAATGAGGCCAACCAGCAACAGTTAGAAAAATCTTTAAAACTTCTTAGTCAATGCCTCTACCAACACCATGGCCGGAAGGTTTATATTCTGATAGATGAATACGATACACCACTCAATAAAGCTTATGGTAATAAGCCATACTTGGGCGCTATGGTCGCATTTATGCGTAACCTGTTTAGTGATGCCTTAAAAGACAATACTATACTAGAAAAAGGGGTATTAACGGGTATATTGCGTGTTTCCAAGGATAGTATGTTATCTGGGTTGAATAACCTAGAAACCTATACCATACTAGATGAAGATTATAGTGCTCGTTTTGGTTTTAGTGAAACGGAAGTTTCCTCTTTATTTAAAGCAAAAGATTTGGCTACTTCTATGGAAGAAGTAAGAAATTGGTACAATGGTTATAAGGTAGGCCACTTGGTTATGTATAATCCATGGTCTATTATTTCTTGTATCAATAGATCAGGTCGTCTTGATGTTTACTGGGTCAATACAGGCAATAATGATTTAATCAAGCAGTTGATTTTTGCCTCGAATGAGGACATTAAAGAAGCATTTGAACAATTGATGCAAGGAGCAGCGTTAATGGTATCTATCGATAAGCATCTTGCTTTTGATCTACTGCCTAGAAATGAAACTGCTTTCTGGAGCCTTTTGCTATTTGCCGGCTATTTGACTTTGGAAAAGAGTAGTTTAAGTCAAAATAGTGATTTATATGATTGTCTAGTTAAGATTCCCAACAATGAAGTACGTAGGCTTTACAATCGTTTTTTTGAAGAATGGTTGGTGGGCAAATTTCCTAGTCAGTCTAGGTATCATAGCTTTTTAACTCATCTTTTAGTTGGTAACGTAAATGATTTTACCCGAGATTTAAGTGCATACCTCTTAGATAGTGCTAGTTTTTTTGATACTAGTTCGACAAAACAAGGGGAAAGTTTTTACCATGGTTTCGTTTTAGCGATGCTGGCTAGTATTAGTGATAGGTACGCTATACGCTCGAATCGAGAAAGTGGCTTTGGAAGATATGATCTACTACTAATCCCTAAAAAAGAGAGCGCAAAGGCATTGTTGTTGGAATTTAAGCAGGTGCGTAAAGAAGAAGAATTAGAAACTGCTTCTAAACTTGCCTTAGATCAAATACAAGCACAAGCCTATCATACGGAGTTATTGCAGTATCCTCATGTTCAGGAGGTGATAGAGGTAGGCATTGCTTTTTCTGGGAAGTCAGTTGTGGCTGCCTATGCAACGTATGACTTAGTTCGCAAACAATCTGGTTATGTTATTTTAACGGATAGATATGGTCAGCAATAG